CTCTGCCAGAGAGGCTTTCCCGGCCGGCCCTGTGTCTGTGCCCCGCTTCGCGTACCTCAAGCTCTACTTCCCGCCCCTCTGGCAGGGCTTCGCCTTAGAGGTCCCCCAGCTGCTGGACCTGTTCAGCATGACTGTGGTGCTCGCCGCACTCCTCACTGGCGTTATGACACTGGTGCTGAGGCGGAGTCCGTCCCCGCGGACCGTCAGACGGGTGGTGGTGGTCAGCTTGGTGCTGGTGCTGCTGACCGGACGACAGAACGCTAACGAGCTTCGCCGTGTATCCAGACACCTCTACCGCCTCCAGACCTCCCCCGACTGCTGCACGCCGGCCGTGCTCTACCCTGCTGACGTCATTCCGCCCCTGGTGACGTGGCTGGTGCACAGCGGACCCAGGGCGCACGTAGACCTGTGCATCGCGGAGTTTGTCAGGCGGTTCGCTCTGCCCGCCTTCAGTGTGGAACCCAACCTGTTCAGTCACATCGGCCAGGTCACCTCGCTCAACCTCACCAGGAACCGCTCAGACTCGGATGAAGTGCTCTTCCACGATTCATTGACGTACTTCTGAGctgtgtcgtgtcgtgtcgtgtcgtgtctgTGGTTCACGTGTATGTTCTAGGGCTGAAAACCAAACGTCACCTTGGAACTAATCTGAAATGCTTGTTCCAAAATGTTTATTCTGACGGAGGCATCTATAAGGGCTTTATAGCTTGTTGCTCTGTCGCAAAATCAGCGTACCATGTCGCAAAATCAGATTACCGTGTCGCCAACATTGCGACACATGCCCACTCGTGTGTTCTGTGAGCAAACAGACCAAAAGAAGCGTTGATCTTTCAATATTATACATTATACTGTGCGCGTGTCAAAGTATTTTTGTCaaactggtgtgtgtgtgtggcgtgtgtgtgtgtgtgtgtgtgtgtgtgtgtgtgtgtgtgtgcgtgtgtgtcaagTGGTTGTTCGCGTGCAttttacattttgtgtgtgggggtttGGTGTCTGCATCTGCGTGTTTATACACGTATGTGTCTGCGTAAAGTAATATGTATTTGCGTGGGTGCTActaagtgtttgtgtatgtgtcaatGTCTGTATGTGCGTCTTTCTACCCTCACTGTGCGTAAATTATACTAAATACACCataacacaatgattgcagccTGCAGAAAATGCGCACTCAGTGTGAGATTTGAGCGACAAGAGTTCCGCCTTGATCAAATGGGATCCTCTTCACTGACCCCGAACCCATAACTGACCTCCCTCGGCGTTCATCAAAACTGGTTGTTCTCCTCGTCATCATGTATTGTGTTCAGACCGTGCAGCTTACACGTTGCTTGTCTGGTGATTGCTGTTTGGGTTTCAAGCTGGTTATGCAGCTTTCACGTTGCTTGTCTGCTGATTGCTGTTTGGGTTTCAAGCTGGTTATGCAGCTTTCACGTTGCTTGTCTGGTGATTGCTGCTTGGGCATCAAGCTGGTTATGCAGCTTTCACGTTGCTTGTCTGCTGATTGCTGTTTGGGTTTCAAGCTGGTTATGCAGCTTTCACGTTGCTTGTCTGCTGATTGCTGTTTGGGTTTCAAGCTGGTTATGCAGCTTTCACGTTGCTTGTCTGCTGATTGCTGTTTGGGTTTCAAGCTGGTTATGCAGCTTACACGTTGCTTGTCTGCTGATTGCTGCTTGGGCATCAAGCTGGTTATGCAGCTTTCACGTTGCTTGTCTGCTGATTGCTGCTTGGGCATCAAGCTGATTATGCAGCTTTCACGTTGCTTGTCTGCTGATTGCTGTTTGGGCACCAAGCTGGTTATGCAGCTTACACGTTGCTTGTCTGCTGATTGCTGCTTGGGCATCAAGCTGGTTATGCAGCTTACACGTTGCTTGTCTGCTGATTGCTGCTTGGGCATCAAGCTGGTTATGCAGCTTACACGTTGCTTGTCTGCTGATTGCTGCTTGGGCATCAAGCTGGTTATGCAGCTTACATGTTGCTTGTCTGCTGATTGCTGCTTGGGCATCAAGCTGGTTATGCAGCTTTCACGTTGCTTGTCTGCTGATTGCTGCTTGGGCATCAAGCTGGTTATGCAGCTTACACGTTGCTTGTCTGCTGATTGCTGCTTGGGCATCAAGCTGGTTATGCAGCTTACACGTTGCTTGTCTGCTGATTGCTGCTTGGGCATCAAGCTGGTTATGCAGCTTTCACGTTGCTTGTCTGCTGATTGCTGCTTGGGCATCAAGCTGGTTATGCAGCTTTCACGTTGCTTGTCTGCTGATTGCTGCTTGGGCACCAAGCTGATTATGCAGCTTACACGTCGTTGCTTGTCTGCTGATTGCTGCTTGGGTATCAAGCTGGTTATGCAGCTTTCACGTTGCTTGTCTGCTGATTGCTGCTTGGGTATCAAGCTGGTTATGCAGCTTACATGTTGCTTGTCTGCTGATTGCTGCTTGGGCATCAAGCTGGTTATGCAGCTTTCACGTTGCTTGTCTGCTGATTGCTGCTTGGGTTTCAAGCTGGTTATGCAGCTTACACGTCGTTGCTTGTCTGCTGATTGCTGCTTGGGCATCAAGCTGATTTTGCAGCTTACACGTCGTTGCTTGTCTGCTGATTGCTGCTTGGGTTTCAAGCTGGTTATGCAGCTTACACGTCATTGCTTGTCTGCTGATTGCTGCTTGGGCATCAAGCTGATTTTGCAGCTTACACGTCGTTGCTTGTCTGCTGATTGCTGTTTGGGCACCAAGCTGGTTATGCAGCTTACACGTCGTTGCTTGTCTGCTGATTGCTGCTTGGGCATCAAGCTGATTTTGCAGCTTACACGTCGTTGCTTGTCTGCTGATTGCTGCTTGGGTTTCAAGCTGGTTATGCAGCTTACACGTCGTTGCTTGTCTGCTGATTGCTGCTTGGGTATCAAGCTGGTTATGCAGCTTACACGTCGTTGCTTGTCTGCTGATTGCTGCTTGGGCATCAAGCTGATTTTGCAGCTTTCCTGGTTAAGGTGTTAACTTTCTTGGATTAGTTGATATTTCTTTCAAAGGTTGGCTACTATTGCTGTTTGAGCGTGTTAACGATTGGTTGTAAtgataacagagagagagagacagacagacagacagacagacagacagacagacaggcaggcaggcaggc
This Littorina saxatilis isolate snail1 linkage group LG17, US_GU_Lsax_2.0, whole genome shotgun sequence DNA region includes the following protein-coding sequences:
- the LOC138953367 gene encoding post-GPI attachment to proteins factor 4-like, translated to MIQRADYVTTVERYGVSSSPLASEVSSLTIPWLDPPVTYRELHHPLVLEKERFDYMFCLHAGLLFRPRYVLLVEDDALALPDMPGVVEHALNRVRHALDTRPHHPTFHVRWNASEAPCPSNYSEPLEELVDSAREAFPAGPVSVPRFAYLKLYFPPLWQGFALEVPQLLDLFSMTVVLAALLTGVMTLVLRRSPSPRTVRRVVVVSLVLVLLTGRQNANELRRVSRHLYRLQTSPDCCTPAVLYPADVIPPLVTWLVHSGPRAHVDLCIAEFVRRFALPAFSVEPNLFSHIGQVTSLNLTRNRSDSDEVLFHDSLTYF